The Candidatus Acidiferrales bacterium genomic interval AAAGCGGAGGAGAACGGAGGAGTGGAGAGAGGGCGGTTGGTTTGGCAAGGCAGCCCCCCATCGAGCTTTGCGGCGTGAGGCCGGATTAGCGGTTCGCAGGCAAAATAGACTTAACGCCCGGCTGTTGATGGAGCAGGTGGCAACGGCACAGACATGTGTTCGTGGACAATGAGCCACTCTCTCCCGTGCTTCTCCAATACTCCGGTCCAACGGCCATCCAAGGCTGCCTTGGTGCCATCCCTTCTCATAAGTTCTCCATGCCACGTGGCCGTAGCCCAGGCCAGATTTTCCAGCCGACTTACCCGCAAATCGTTACCGAGTGTGAATTTCGCGGATGCAAAATCGGCAAAAGCCTTTTTTACGCCTTCGGCATATTCTGCCCAGCCAGTGTATTTAAGGGGAGCAATGTCATAGAAGACAAGATCGGCGTCCTTGGCATAGAAGGGCGCCGCCTTTGCCGGGTCGAGTGCCTGCCACACCTCAAAGAGCCTCTGAATCCGGAACTTGACATCATTGGTGGGCTGCGCTGCTTTAGGAGAAGCAAAAGCAGGCGAACTCACCGTCAACATAGAGACAAAGAGCACGGTAGCCACCAGGTATCTCATGGCAATCCTCCTGGTCGGAATTTCCGATATTGAACCTTCCCTTTGCCGCAAGCCATACACCCACCCACCCCCCAGCTGTCAAGCTAAAATCCCCATGGCCTGTTTTGGGTGGCATCGCGGCTCGTTCTGGCCCTTCCGGCGCCTTCCGTGGTTTGTTTCCTGCCTCCAGCCTGCCCCGCTGCTGGCACTTGTCCCTGCTGGATGACTTCGCAGCCCTGGTTGGCTATCTTCCGGCGTTGCCTAGCCGTCCGCCACCGGCAGCGCCGCAAGCATCCTGAGCATGCTCGCGAACAGTTTCCGAGTCAGGTGCCCTTCGCCCAAGAGCAGCCAATAGTAGCGCGCATGTTTCACCAGCCGTTCACCGGTCTTCACCAACCGCTGCTGCAAACTCGTCAACGAGCAGTTCCCAATCCTGCTCGGCAATGCTAGCCGTCGCCACAGATTCCCCAAGTTATAGGCGATCACGCTCAACCACAGACGCACTTCATTCCCCCGGAACCGATGGCAGGAAAGACGGGTTCAATTCACCGCCAGCTTCCCTTCCTTAATCCATTGCTCCGCTGTACTCCGCTTGTTGTAGAAGCGTACAACCGCCCGGCTCGGCAGCTCTATGTTGGTGACGAGGAAGCCCACACGGGGGAACAGCTCCCCGGCGTGAAACTCGACCTTCGCCACCACCCGCCGCGCCTCGTTCACTTCCAGGCCCCCGTACTTAGCCTTCCCGTGGTAGAACGTCGCGTCGCTGACTCCCAGCCGTCGGCAAAGATCCTTCACCGGAACTCCCGCCTCCGCCTCTTTCAACACCCCTACGATCTGCACTTCACTAAACCGGCTCTTCTTCATGGCTCGCTCCTCTCGGGTTGTTTTACCCCGGAGAAGCTACGTTTTGGCTGGACTAGTTTTCGGGGGGCAGGTCATGCAGTGGCTTGTTTGCACCAACTGACCACGAGAGCCATTTTTCCGAGCTTCCATCCACAATGAAACGTGAAACATTCGGGCCCCGGTTATCGTATGCATCTTTTAACGTCAACGACGCTGTGACGATTTCGGAAGTGCAGCACATTGTGTGTGTGCCGTGAGATGGGGTTTGGTCGGCCTGCTCCTCATGGCAATGCAATGAAGACCAAGAACGCCCGATGCTTCAGCACTTTCTGAGAAAACATCTACATTAGGACGAAATGAAATGACAATCAGCACCATCGACGAGTCACAACGCAAAGCCGCAAGAGTCGTGGGATTTGCTTACCTATTTGCCCTGATCCCCGCACTCTTTGCTGAGTTTTATGTCCCCGCCCAACTCATTGCCTACAACAATGCTGCGGAAACCGCTCGGAATATCATGGCGCACGAACGACTCTTTCGTCTGGGCATCGCCAGCAATCTGATTGTCTTCGCGGTTGATGTCGTACTTATCACAGCTCTCTACGTGGTGCTCAAGCGGGTAAACCGGAGCCTTGCCTTGCTCGCGGCCTTTTGGAGGCTGATAGAGACGGCAATTCTTGTTGTTATTACGCTCAATGACTTTGACGTTCTGCGTGTCTTGAGCGGTGCTGATTACTTGCGAGTATTTGAAGCAGATCGATTGCACGCCTTGGCGAGGCTGTCGATTGGCGCGCATGGCGCCGGATACAACGTTGGCTTGCTGTTTTTTGGATTTGGATCCCCAGTGTTTTGCTATTTGTGGTTCAAATCAGGCTATATCCCGAGAGCATTGGCTGCCTGGGGAGTGCTTTCGTCCTTGCTGGTAGGGGCATCTGCTTTCGCTTTCATCATTTTCCCCGAGCTCGCGAAGGTAGTTACAATTGGCTATTACGGCGGGCCTATCTTTCTTTTCGAACTAACAATGGGCTTTTGGCTTCTGCTTAAGGGATTAAGGCCATATCGCACAGCCGAGCCGGAGAAGGCAAGTGCGTAAGCGCAGGTCGGTGTGCCGTCTAACCACTCGTTCAAGCGGACTTGTAGGCGCCGCACCCGGCAAGGCGCGGAATTTTCTAGCGGCCTCCGCCGTATCTCCGGCTAGGCCCTTACAAGGGAGGGAACATGAGCTCGACCCACAACCCAGGGAGAGTCGCCGGATTCCTGTACCTGCTCCTCGTCGTCACCGCGCCCTTGCGCCTCATGTATATTCCCAGCACCCTGTTCGTGCGTGGGGACGCGACCGCGACGGCCAACAACATCGCCGCGCACGAGTGGCTCTTCCGTATGGGCATCGTCGCCGACCTGCTCACCGGAACAATCGCGATCTTCGTTGTGCTGGCTCTTTACCGATTGCTTAAGGAAGTGGACCAGCACCTCGCTGCGCTGATGGTGATCCTGGGCGGTCTGATGGTAGTCCCCATCTACTTCCTCAACACGCTGAACGACGCAGCTGCCCTGATGCTCGTGCGCGGCGCCGATTTCCTTGCGGTATTCGAAAAACCCCAGCGGGACGCCCTGGCCATGCTGTTCCTCCGTCTGCATCACCATGGAGTCGTTGCCAACGAAATCTTTTGGGGTCTATGGCTCTTTCCCTTTGGGATCCTTGTCTTCCGGTCGGGCTTCCTGCCCCGCGTCCTGGGCGTCTGGCTGATCATCAACGGCTTCGCCTATCTGGCCATTAGCTTCACGGGCTTACTGTTACCGGAATACGAGTCGATGGTCTTCAACAGCGCCTTACCCGCCACGCTCGGAGAGATCGCCATCATGCTGTGGCTCCTGATTAAGGGCGCAAAGGTGCGACCATTGGCCGCCGCGGCCTCCTGATCGAACGTGACAACCCGCTGCCCCCGAGCTCTGGGGAGGGAATGAAATGAAGATCAGCACTATCGACGGATCACAACGTAAA includes:
- a CDS encoding nuclear transport factor 2 family protein, giving the protein MRYLVATVLFVSMLTVSSPAFASPKAAQPTNDVKFRIQRLFEVWQALDPAKAAPFYAKDADLVFYDIAPLKYTGWAEYAEGVKKAFADFASAKFTLGNDLRVSRLENLAWATATWHGELMRRDGTKAALDGRWTGVLEKHGREWLIVHEHMSVPLPPAPSTAGR
- a CDS encoding DUF4386 domain-containing protein, which gives rise to MTISTIDESQRKAARVVGFAYLFALIPALFAEFYVPAQLIAYNNAAETARNIMAHERLFRLGIASNLIVFAVDVVLITALYVVLKRVNRSLALLAAFWRLIETAILVVITLNDFDVLRVLSGADYLRVFEADRLHALARLSIGAHGAGYNVGLLFFGFGSPVFCYLWFKSGYIPRALAAWGVLSSLLVGASAFAFIIFPELAKVVTIGYYGGPIFLFELTMGFWLLLKGLRPYRTAEPEKASA
- a CDS encoding DUF4386 domain-containing protein, which translates into the protein MSSTHNPGRVAGFLYLLLVVTAPLRLMYIPSTLFVRGDATATANNIAAHEWLFRMGIVADLLTGTIAIFVVLALYRLLKEVDQHLAALMVILGGLMVVPIYFLNTLNDAAALMLVRGADFLAVFEKPQRDALAMLFLRLHHHGVVANEIFWGLWLFPFGILVFRSGFLPRVLGVWLIINGFAYLAISFTGLLLPEYESMVFNSALPATLGEIAIMLWLLIKGAKVRPLAAAAS